One Peribacillus simplex NBRC 15720 = DSM 1321 genomic region harbors:
- the gucD gene encoding alpha-ketoglutaric semialdehyde dehydrogenase GucD: MITTVQTKTYLNYINGEWVASISNEVEKSLNPADKQAIVGYVQKSTKDDLNLAVEAAKKAKEKWRKLAGSERGEYLYKVAHILEKRIDEIAECATREMGKTFAETKGETARGIAILKYYAGEGMRKVGDVIPSTDSSALMFTTRVPLGVVGVITPWNFPIAIPIWKMAPALVYGNTIVVKPATETAITCAKIMECFEEAGLPAGVINMVTGPGSVIGQGIADHEDVNGITFTGSNGVGKRIGQAALARGAKYQLEMGGKNPVIVAADADLNLAVEAVITGAFRSTGQKCTATSRVIVAAEVYEEFKGLLVKETKGISIGDGLDSGTWMGPCASENQLNTVLSYIEKGVEEGATLLIGGKRAEEGPQANGFYVEPTIFDNCTSDMTIVQEEIFGPVIALLKADSVEEALQLANSVEYGLSASIFTANIKHLLSFVNDMEAGLIRVNAESAGVELQAPFGGMKNSSSHSREQGEAAKEFFTSIKTVFVK; encoded by the coding sequence ATGATAACTACAGTTCAAACAAAAACGTATCTTAACTATATTAACGGTGAATGGGTTGCTTCTATTTCAAATGAAGTCGAAAAAAGTTTAAACCCGGCAGATAAACAGGCAATTGTCGGATATGTACAGAAATCTACAAAGGATGACTTGAACCTGGCTGTGGAAGCTGCGAAAAAGGCAAAAGAAAAATGGCGCAAACTAGCTGGTTCAGAGCGTGGGGAGTATCTTTATAAAGTAGCGCATATTCTTGAAAAGCGGATTGATGAAATCGCAGAATGTGCAACACGGGAAATGGGAAAGACATTTGCTGAAACAAAAGGGGAAACGGCACGCGGCATTGCGATCCTGAAATACTATGCAGGAGAAGGAATGCGTAAAGTGGGGGATGTCATTCCATCCACCGACAGTTCAGCGCTTATGTTTACTACGCGCGTCCCGCTTGGTGTAGTGGGCGTCATAACACCTTGGAATTTCCCAATCGCCATCCCAATCTGGAAGATGGCTCCTGCTCTCGTATATGGGAATACGATTGTGGTCAAGCCAGCCACCGAGACGGCCATCACCTGTGCGAAGATCATGGAGTGTTTTGAAGAAGCTGGTTTACCGGCGGGGGTAATCAATATGGTCACAGGGCCGGGCAGTGTCATAGGGCAGGGAATCGCCGATCACGAAGATGTAAACGGCATTACCTTCACTGGCTCAAACGGCGTTGGAAAAAGGATTGGACAAGCGGCGTTAGCACGTGGAGCGAAATACCAGCTTGAAATGGGCGGGAAAAACCCGGTAATCGTTGCAGCGGATGCGGATCTTAATCTGGCTGTAGAAGCAGTCATTACAGGTGCGTTTCGTTCAACGGGGCAAAAATGTACCGCGACAAGCCGTGTCATCGTTGCGGCTGAAGTTTATGAAGAGTTCAAGGGGTTGCTGGTGAAAGAAACGAAAGGCATTTCCATCGGGGATGGATTGGACAGCGGGACATGGATGGGACCATGTGCTAGCGAAAATCAATTAAATACGGTTCTTTCCTATATCGAAAAAGGAGTGGAGGAAGGCGCTACACTTCTAATTGGCGGAAAGCGTGCTGAAGAAGGCCCTCAGGCAAATGGTTTTTATGTAGAGCCTACGATCTTTGATAACTGCACGTCAGATATGACAATTGTACAGGAAGAAATTTTTGGTCCGGTGATCGCTTTATTGAAAGCTGATTCAGTTGAAGAAGCCCTGCAACTTGCGAACAGCGTGGAATACGGCCTTAGTGCTTCGATTTTCACCGCCAATATCAAACATTTGCTTTCATTTGTTAACGATATGGAAGCGGGATTGATTAGGGTTAACGCCGAGAGCGCAGGCGTTGAATTACAGGCGCCATTTGGCGGCATGAAAAATTC